Proteins co-encoded in one Stomoxys calcitrans chromosome 5, idStoCalc2.1, whole genome shotgun sequence genomic window:
- the LOC106085231 gene encoding odorant receptor 43a produces the protein MLRDNPMLSINVKLWQYLAVVFPGRGNIWRLYAFVLPVCVMNAMQFVYLFRMWGDLAPFILNTFFAAAIFDALLRTCLVILNRDKFEALMLELALLYNEIEQSNDVYAKRKLKEATAAARKVSIFNLTASFCDIVGALIYPLLCEGRVHPFGVALPGVDMTASPIYEIFYVLQFSTPLALTIMYMPFVSLFASFAMFGKTALMILQHRLQNIWLEEGDENKFAALRRCIKYYDRLTRYVYNFNSMVTYIVCVEFLLFGAIICSLLFCMNIIETFTQIISIIMYILTMMYVLFTYYWHANEMLMESVKVSEAAYAIPWYYGNHEFRKTLLLFIIRTQKPLQIMVGNVYPMTLATFQSLLNTSYTYFTMLRGLYNQ, from the exons ATGCTCAGGGACAATCCTATGCTGTCGATAAATGTTAAGTTGTGGCAATACTTGGCAGTTGTATTCCCGGGTCGTGGTAACATTTGGCGCCTGTACGCTTTCGTGCTGCCCGTCTGTGTCATGAACGCCATGcaatttgtgtatttgtttcGCATGTGGGGCGACCTGGCACCCTTCATTCTGAACACATTCTTTGCGGCGGCTATATTTGATGCTCTTCTGCGTACGTGCCTTGTCATTCTCAATCGGGATAAATTCGAGGCCTTGATGTTGGAATTGGCCTTGCTTTACAATGAAATCGAA CAAAGCAATGATGTCTATGCCAAGCGCAAATTGAAGGAGGCAACGGCAGCTGCCAGGAAGGtatcaattttcaatttaacagCTTCCTTTTGCGATATCGTTGGAGCTCTGATATATCCTTTGTTGTGCGAGGGAAGAG TGCATCCTTTTGGAGTTGCCTTGCCGGGCGTGGATATGACCGCCTCACCAATCTATGAGATATTCTATGTGTTGCAGTTTTCCACGCCTTTGGCCCTTACCATTATGTATATGCCATTTGTGAGCCTCTTTGCTTCGTTCGCCATGTTTGGAAAGACTGCCCTGATGATACTACAGCACAGACTTCAAAATATATGGCTTGAGGAGGGAGACGAAAACAAATTTGCAGCCTTAAGGCGTTGCATCAAATACTATGATCGATTGACGCG CTATGTCTACAACTTCAATTCAATGGTAACGTACATTGTGTGTGTTGAATTTCTGCTGTTTGGAGCCATCATATGCTCACTTTTATTTTGCATGAATATT ATTGAAACATTTACACAAATCATATCGATAATCATGTACATATTGACAATGATGTACGTCTTGTTTACGTATTATTGGCATGCCAATGAAATGCTAATGGAG AGCGTGAAAGTATCTGAAGCTGCTTATGCCATTCCTTGGTATTATGGCAATCATGAGTTCCGCAAAACCCTGCTCTTGTTTATAATCAGGACACAGAAGCCTTTGCAG ATTATGGTCGGCAATGTCTATCCCATGACTTTGGCCACATTCCAGTCGTTGCTGAACACCTCGTACACCTACTTTACGATGCTGCGGGGTCTATACAACCAATAA